One Candidatus Anaeroferrophillus wilburensis DNA segment encodes these proteins:
- a CDS encoding class I SAM-dependent methyltransferase: MKKLRKLFHGRTKVLAKLEPQEQQLITAIRQQKLTYLSDRKLANICTVCRSIKDKKIPGILIEAGCALGGSTILIAKSKHQHQPLYVYDVFAMIPPPSDEDGSDVHRRYEIISQGKSDGIKGDTYYGYADNLYEKVQQNLQQFHIDEERDNVFLIKGMLQETMQVSRPVAFAHIDVDWYEPVKTCLQQIIPKLVVGGSVIIDDYHDWSGCRRATDEYFQDKAGQFQLDDTMGSMRVTRIRCR; encoded by the coding sequence ATGAAGAAACTGCGAAAACTCTTTCATGGAAGAACAAAGGTATTGGCGAAACTCGAGCCTCAGGAACAGCAGCTCATTACTGCTATCCGCCAGCAAAAGCTTACCTATTTGAGCGACCGTAAACTTGCCAATATCTGCACAGTGTGCCGATCGATTAAGGATAAAAAAATACCCGGGATATTGATTGAAGCCGGATGTGCCTTGGGTGGATCGACCATACTCATTGCCAAAAGCAAACATCAGCATCAGCCGCTTTATGTCTATGATGTTTTTGCGATGATTCCTCCCCCTTCCGACGAGGATGGCAGTGATGTCCATAGGCGATATGAAATTATCAGCCAGGGAAAGTCTGATGGCATAAAAGGGGATACCTATTATGGCTATGCGGATAATCTTTACGAGAAAGTTCAGCAGAATCTGCAGCAGTTCCATATCGATGAGGAACGAGACAATGTTTTTCTGATAAAGGGCATGCTCCAAGAGACCATGCAGGTGAGCAGACCGGTTGCTTTTGCCCACATTGACGTTGACTGGTATGAACCGGTAAAAACCTGCCTGCAGCAGATTATCCCTAAGCTGGTTGTTGGTGGTAGTGTAATAATTGACGATTACCATGACTGGTCCGGATGCCGTAGGGCAACAGATGAATATTTTCAGGATAAGGCCGGACAGTTTCAACTGGATGATACCATGGGATCAATGCGAGTAACCCGCATTAGATGCCGGTAG